DNA from Nocardioides seonyuensis:
GTCTCGACCACGTGAGCCTCGCCGTCCCAGATCTGGCGAGCCTCGAGGAGTGGCGAGCGCGGCTCACGGAGCAGGGCGTGGGCTCCGACCTTCGCTGGAGCGAATGGGGACACCACCTCAACTTCAGGGATCCGGACAACATCGCCGTGGAGTTGGTGGTGGTCGAGCCGGACGCAGAAGTGCAACAGGTGCTGGGTCGCGCGGCGCGTACCTGAGGTGGTCCCGACACGGGACCTGCTCAGCAGGTGGGCAGGGTGATCGTGCCGGTGGGGGTGACGAGGGCGGTGACTCCGGCGGGGCCGGTCCACAGGTAGGTGCCCGGAGTGGTGCGTTGGTAGGTCCAGCTCCCGGTGGTCTTGGCTCGGTGGTGTCTTCGACACAGCGGCGCAAGATTGTCAGGTCTTGTCTGGCCGCTGCCGTCTTCTCGGGGAGGACCACCTTCGTCTGGGTCCTCGTAGGGCTCGATGTGGTCGAGGTCGGCGTGCCGTGAGGGGTGTGAGCACCACGGGAACACGCAGGTCGAGTCGCGGAGAACGACCTGCTCGGCCATCCGCCGTGGCGGGTCGTGCCGGTCCACGGACCAGGTGTCCTCGCTCGCGACGTGGAGGACCGGCTGGATGGTGACCCGGGCCCTGCCCATCCACTCCTTGATCTGGTCGAGGGTGACCGGGCCGAGACCTTCGACGGTGCCGACCGCACCGGGTACGCCGGCGGCGACGTCGGCGAGGGAGGCGTGAAGGTAGAGGCGGACCCTGGCGTCGCGGCGCTCGATGAGGCGGCGGCG
Protein-coding regions in this window:
- a CDS encoding VOC family protein; protein product: MIGGAGLSALILTTHEDGIAAPFSEFRPGLDHVSLAVPDLASLEEWRARLTEQGVGSDLRWSEWGHHLNFRDPDNIAVELVVVEPDAEVQQVLGRAART